One segment of Sander vitreus isolate 19-12246 chromosome 20, sanVit1, whole genome shotgun sequence DNA contains the following:
- the LOC144535392 gene encoding fibrinogen-like protein 1-like protein: MKCVRCWLPAVALLLLFVAGVDMVHLQAENLNLLPPDEHNLVLNHGMRVLPRDCHEMLMTSSGQARDGVYLIQPGDYPIVAYCAMQEGGWTVVQHITINSSVNFDHTWAEYKHGFGAVTGDHWLGNEYLHQLTQGPGRYKLGVKLVDRDAITKTGEYDPFLVEDELSAYRLRLGLFQGTAVDALTLDTENYLHDNQRFTTKDRDNDNYFQNCAKLEFQGVPGGGWWYDACAGANLNRRNVIYWQKDCNKERLCKYAWMMVKPSDTVKLIQSGDCKKDEL; the protein is encoded by the exons ATGAAGTGTGTGAGATGCTGGCTGCCAGCTGTAGCCCTGCTGCTGCTATTTGTAGCTGGAGTGGACATGGTGCATCTCCAAGCTGAGAACCTGAATCTCCTTCCTCCAGATGAACACAACTTGGTCTTGAACCATGGAATGAGAG TGCTGCCCAGAGACTGCCATGAAATGCTGATGACCTCTTCAGGCCAGGCCAGAGACGGGGTGTACCTGATCCAACCAGGTGACTACCCCATCGTGGCCTACTGTGCCATGCAGGAGGGAGGCTGGACCGTGGTGCAGCATATCACCATCAATAGCAGCGTGAATTTTGATCATACCTGGGCTGAGTACAAGCATGGCTTTGGGGCTGTAACTGGTGATCACTGGCTCGGGAACGAATACCTTCATCAGCTCACACAAGGCCCTGGGCGCTATAAACTGGGAGTAAAACTAGTGGACCGAGATGCCATCACCAAGACAGGGGAGTATGATCCATTCCTGGTGGAGGATGAATTGTCGGCATACAGGCTGAGGCTGGGGTTGTTCCAGGGCACTGCTGTAGACGCTCTGACCCTGGACACAGAGAACTACCTCCATGACAACCAGAGATTCACCACTAAAGACAGAGACAATGATAACTACTTCCAAAATTGTGCAAAGCTGGAGTTTCAAGGGGTGCCGGGAGGAGGTTGGTGGTACGACGCCTGTGCTGGTGCCAACCTCAATCGCAGGAATGTCATCTACTGGCAGAAGGACTGCAACAAGGAGCGACTGTGCAAGTATGCATGGATGATGGTGAAACCTTCAGACACAGTTAAACTGATTCAAAGTGGAGACTGCAAAAAAGATGAGCTATAA
- the LOC144535016 gene encoding KATNB1-like protein 1 isoform X2, whose protein sequence is MFEHFTLQRYPVSRSGKNLGRVKRVVSCKRKTHHLTVTRRKQLGTGKTYDAANKENEMNCMQDMQQEIFDMDPWEFPLNATNNHKTGNTGSEQADDCTLTELTRDHSTMTDVLFGRHLRLKVSLTLWQRNVGELLTYFLRIQDIGVFVDFLPLISKSIEEDPHRVTIGCCVDLFPLVKKVLTNPYEEYIIVGLKWISSVLKNWWEDLRTSGCSGSTTCKLPKDRNFQAFNQQLLELWYQNPSLKSVSGTAGDMAKVIDSFLSELT, encoded by the exons ATGTTTGAACATTTTACACTGCAAAGGTATCCAGTGAGTCGCTCTGGCAAAAACCTGGGCAGAGTGAAGCGGGTAGTGTCATGTAAGAGGAAGACCCATCATCTGACAGTGACTCGGAGGAAGCAGCTCGGGACTGGGAAGACTTATGATGCTGCAAACAAGGAGAATGAGATGAACTGCATGCAGGATATGCAACAGGAGATATTTGACATGGACCCTTGGGAGTTCCCACTAAATGCCACTAATAACCACAAGACTGGTAATACTGGTTCTGAACAAGCCGACGACTGTACGCTCACTGAG ctcacaAGGGATCATAGTACAATGACTGATGTACTCTTTGGAAGACATCTGAGACTGAAAGTATCTTTAACATTGTGGCAGAGAAATGTTGGAGAGCTGTTGACGTACTTTCTGAG AATCCAAGATATTGGtgtgtttgttgattttctcCCACTGATAAGCAAAAG CATTGAGGAGGATCCCCACAGGGTCACCATTGGCTGTTGTGTTGACCTCTTTCCTTTAGTTAAGAAAGTCCTCACCAATCCATATGAAGA GTATATTATAGTTGGTTTAAAGTGGATAAGttcagttttgaaaaactggtgGGAGGACCTAAGAACAAGTGGCTGTAGTGGCTCAACTACATGTAAACTTCCAAAGGATAG AAATTTCCAGGCGTTTAATCAGCAGTTATTGGAGTTATGGTATCAGAACCCTTCACTGAAATCTGTTTCAGGAACTGCTGGAGACATGGCTAAG GTCATTGACTCCTTCCTGTCTGAACTTACCTGA
- the chrm5a gene encoding muscarinic acetylcholine receptor M5a encodes MEGENVLNSTVNTSSMDIHLVPHSLWEVITIATVSAIVSLITIVGNVLVMLSFKVNSQLKTVNNYYLLSLAAADLIIGVFSMNLYTSYILMGYWALGNLACDLWLAVDYVASNASVMNLLVISFDRYFSITRPLTYRAKRTPKRAGIMIGLAWLVSLILWAPPILCWQYFVGKRTVPERQCQIQFFSEPVITFGTAIAAFYIPVSVMTILYCRIYKETEKRTKDLAELQGINYPTDAGVPQPQKTIIRSCFSCKLRSASHDRNQASWSSSSRSNVAKSAATTNDEWSKAGQLTTFNSYASSEDEDRPVSPGGFQPSFRNQACETIKSGVGSESEQLSSSYEENSFFQTPPKSNSQKSSKCVSYKFKPVTKDTHVEHHSKNGDTKMASSTFSSAESMSIPSTSSTSKPIDTTLKNQITKRKRMVLIKERKAAQTLSAILLAFILTWTPYNIMVLISTFCSDCIPLSLWHLGYWLCYVNSTVNPMCYALCNKTFQKTFRMLLLCQWKKKRIEEKLYWYGQNPAVSSKLT; translated from the coding sequence ATGGAAGGAGAGAATGTACTGAACTCTACTGTAAATACCAGCTCAATGGATATCCATCTGGTCCCTCACAGTCTCTGGGAGGTGATCACCATTGCGACTGTGTCGGCCATAGTCAGCCTCATCACCATTGTGGGGAATGTTCTGGTGATGCTCTCCTTTAAGGTCAACAGCCAGCTAAAGACAGTGAATAATTACTACCTGCTGAGTTTGGCAGCCGCTGACCTCATCATAGGTGTTTTCTCAATGAATCTGTATACCTCGTATATACTGATGGGCTACTGGGCCTTAGGGAACCTCGCCTGTGACCTGTGGTTGGCAGTTGACTATGTAGCCAGTAATGCATCAGTGATGAATCTGTTGGTGATCAGTTTTGACAGATATTTTTCCATCACCAGACCTCTGACCTACAGGGCCAAGCGGACTCCAAAACGAGCTGGGATCATGATAGGTTTGGCCTGGTTGGTGTCACTTATTCTGTGGGCCCCACCTATTCTCTGCTGGCAATACTTTGTAGGAAAAAGGACTGTTCCTGAGAGGCAATGCCAGATCCAGTTTTTCTCTGAGCCTGTGATAACCTTTGGGACAGCGattgctgccttttatattcctGTATCAGTCATGACAATCCTATACTGTCGAATCTACAAGGAGACAGAGAAGAGGACCAAAGATCTGGCGGAGCTGCAGGGGATTAATTATCCCACAGACGCTGGGGTCCCCCAGCCTCAGAAGACCATTATCAGATCCTGTTTCAGCTGTAAATTAAGGTCGGCTTCGCATGACAGGAATCAAGCCTCTTGGTCCTCCTCCAGCAGAAGCAATGTGGCCAAATCAGCAGCCACCACCAATGACGAGTGGTCCAAAGCTGGTCAACTGACCACCTTCAACAGTTATGCTTCATCCGAGGATGAGGACAGGCCTGTGTCTCCAGGGGGCTTCCAGCCCTCTTTTAGGAACCAGGCTTGTGAGACCATCAAGAGCGGAGTGGGCAGTGAGAGCGAGCAGCTCAGCAGCAGCTATGAAGAGAATAGCTTCTTCCAGACACCACCTAAAAGCAACTCTCAGAAGAGCAGCAAGTGTGTATCCTACAAGTTCAAGCCTGTGACCAAAGACACTCACGTGGAGCACCACAGCAAAAACGGAGACACCAAAATGGCGTCGTCAACGTTCTCCTCGGCTGAGTCCATGAGCATCCCGTCCACCTCCTCCACGTCGAAGCCCATAGACACCACGCTGAAGAACCAGATCACCAAGAGGAAGAGGATGGTGCTGATCAAGGAGAGGAAGGCAGCTCAGACTCTCAGTGCCATCTTGCTGGCCTTCATCCTAACATGGACGCCTTATAACATCATGGTGCTTATTTCCACCTTCTGCTCAGACTGCATTCCCCTCTCACTCTGGCATCTGGGCTACTGGCTGTGCTATGTTAATAGCACCGTCAATCCCATGTGCTATGCCCTTTGTAACAAGACTTTCCAAAAGACCTTCCGTATGCTCTTACTTTGCCAGTGGAAGAAGAAAAGGATTGAGGAGAAACTATACTGGTATGGACAAAACCCTGCGGTCAGCTCTAAACTTACatga
- the LOC144535016 gene encoding KATNB1-like protein 1 isoform X1, with product MDSNSEDGEYQNHEYALQQDAAQYRVTYGRNTKELDYDKNEEFNRLRYPVSRSGKNLGRVKRVVSCKRKTHHLTVTRRKQLGTGKTYDAANKENEMNCMQDMQQEIFDMDPWEFPLNATNNHKTGNTGSEQADDCTLTELTRDHSTMTDVLFGRHLRLKVSLTLWQRNVGELLTYFLRIQDIGVFVDFLPLISKSIEEDPHRVTIGCCVDLFPLVKKVLTNPYEEYIIVGLKWISSVLKNWWEDLRTSGCSGSTTCKLPKDRNFQAFNQQLLELWYQNPSLKSVSGTAGDMAKVIDSFLSELT from the exons ATGGACTCCAACAGTGAAGACGGAGAGTACCAAAATCATGAATATGCCTTACAACAAGATGCAGCCCAGTACAGAGTGACCTATGGGAGAAACACAAAAGAG TTGGATTACGATAAAAATGAGGAGTTCAACAGACTGAG GTATCCAGTGAGTCGCTCTGGCAAAAACCTGGGCAGAGTGAAGCGGGTAGTGTCATGTAAGAGGAAGACCCATCATCTGACAGTGACTCGGAGGAAGCAGCTCGGGACTGGGAAGACTTATGATGCTGCAAACAAGGAGAATGAGATGAACTGCATGCAGGATATGCAACAGGAGATATTTGACATGGACCCTTGGGAGTTCCCACTAAATGCCACTAATAACCACAAGACTGGTAATACTGGTTCTGAACAAGCCGACGACTGTACGCTCACTGAG ctcacaAGGGATCATAGTACAATGACTGATGTACTCTTTGGAAGACATCTGAGACTGAAAGTATCTTTAACATTGTGGCAGAGAAATGTTGGAGAGCTGTTGACGTACTTTCTGAG AATCCAAGATATTGGtgtgtttgttgattttctcCCACTGATAAGCAAAAG CATTGAGGAGGATCCCCACAGGGTCACCATTGGCTGTTGTGTTGACCTCTTTCCTTTAGTTAAGAAAGTCCTCACCAATCCATATGAAGA GTATATTATAGTTGGTTTAAAGTGGATAAGttcagttttgaaaaactggtgGGAGGACCTAAGAACAAGTGGCTGTAGTGGCTCAACTACATGTAAACTTCCAAAGGATAG AAATTTCCAGGCGTTTAATCAGCAGTTATTGGAGTTATGGTATCAGAACCCTTCACTGAAATCTGTTTCAGGAACTGCTGGAGACATGGCTAAG GTCATTGACTCCTTCCTGTCTGAACTTACCTGA